In the Helicobacter cetorum MIT 99-5656 genome, CATGCACCGCTTTTTTAAAGATTTCTACATCAATATCTTCTTTGTCTTTAAAATAAAAGTTTTTTGTCTTTTTGGCAAATTTAACATTGTCTAAAAACATCTCTTGGCACTCTTTTGGGTTCAAGTGCAGTTTAGGGATTTTAAAAAACTTCATTATGCTTCCTTTAAAAGAAGCTTAGATAAAACCTTTATAGATAAAATCTTTAGAAAAAATTACATTCTCTAAAGAATGTGATTTAAAGAAAATGCCTGATATTTTTATTTCTTTTGAAAGAGAGAATTTGATTTATGTTATAGAATTGAAACGACCGAGTGTTAAAATTAATCGGCAGATTATGGATGAAGTGGAAGATAAATATGTTAGAGCCTTAACTGAAATCAACGGTCGTTTAGAAAAAGATAAACAGAAAAAGATTAGTGCTTTAGTAATTTCTAGCGAGAAGACACAAGATGTTGTTTCGCGTGGTGATTTAGGTGAGTATGGCTTAAGATTGTGCCACGAACTTGGCAAAGCTGTATTGATGAAACAAGAAAAAGATACAGACAAAAGATAAAAGATTTAGACCATAAATTAAAACAGAGCAAGTGGAAAGATACCGATGATTTTATAGAGTCATACAATCAAAAATAAAAAAGCTATCCCTTTTATGCAAGCTTTGTATTTGTTTGGTTTTGTTTTTGTAAAACATAAAAGCCCAATATAGCTTAACGGTCTTTGTGGTTGGTTGATAGTAGAATATCGTTTAACAATGCCAATTATTTTGTAGGTAAATTTAGAGAGCTAAAAATACAAGCAAACAATGAAAACGATATAATAAAATATCTTAATAGAATAAGGAGTTCCTATGAGAATCCAATCCAAAGGCTTTGCCATTTTTTCCAAAGACGGGCATTTCAAACCCTACGATTTTAGCCGTCATGCTGTGGGGACTAAAGATGTGTTAATTGATATTCATTATGCAGGGATTTGTCATAGTGATATTCATAGTGCCTATAGTGAATGGAGGGAAGGTATTTATCCTATGGTGCCTGGACATGAGATTGCTGGAGTGATTAAAGAAGTGGGCAAGGAAGTTAAGAAATTTAAAGTAGGCGATGTGGTGGGTGTGGGCTGTTTTGTCAATTCATGCAAAACTTGTAAGCCCTGTAAAGAGCATCAAGAGCAATTTTGTGCGAACCACCAAACGGTGTTTACTTATGACTGCTTGGATTATTTCCATGATAATGAACCCCATATGGGCGGATATTCTAACAATATTGTTGTAGATGAAAATTATGTTATTAGTGTAGATAAAAACGCCCCCTTAGAAAAAGTAGCCCCCTTGCTATGTGCGGGCATTACGACTTATTCGCCCTTAAAATTTTCTAAAGTTACTCAAGGCACAAAGGTTGGCGTAGCTGGATTTGGCGGTCTTGGAATGATGGCGTTAAAATACGCTGTGGCTTTGAAAGCTGAAGTAAGCGTTTTTGCAAGAAATGAAAGTAAAAAGCAAGATGCCTTAAATATGGGAGCTAAACATTTTTATAGCAATCCTAAGGAATGCAAGGAAGAGCTAGATTTTATTATTTCAACCATTCCTACTAGCTACAATTTAAAAGACTATCTCAATCTCTTAACTTATAATGGCGAATTAGCCCTTGTAGGACTTCCTCCTAGAGAAGTTGCCCCTACGCTCAATGTCTTTGATTTCATTAATTTGGGTAATCGCAAGGTTTATGGCTCACTGATTGGGGGCATTAAAGAAACTCAAGAGATGATGGATTTTTCCATTAAGCACAATATCTATCCTGAAATAGAATTGATTTTAGGTAAGGATATTGACACCGCTTATCATAACCTAACGCACAGCAAGGCAAAATTCCGCTATGTGATTGATATGAAAAAATCGTTTGATTAAGGGTTTTGACCCCCCCCCCTTGCTCTAGTTCTTTTTTAAGAGCTTGAGTTTGATTAAGATGCTTTTTGCTAATGCGTGGAGTTTTAAGAGTTTAAGAGTTTTGCTAATTATGCGTATAGCCAACATTTTAGGTTTAAAATAGAATAAATGTCTGAGTTTGTTTAAGATTCGCCTACTTAAAATATAGATTAAATAAGAGATTTTTAAGTGTACTTTTCTCTCTACAAAAAGACAAGTGCAGTAGCTTTTGAAAAACAAGTATGGGGTTTCCCAAGCGATTTTAAAAGAAGAATTGGTCTGAGAAAAATAGTATTGCTGAAACATTTTGTTAGCATAAAAACTTTCATTTTCATGTAATTTTTTAGTGTAATCGCTCATAAAAGGGGTTTTAGCCAAAGCATTCAGCCACAAATCTGCCTTAAGTCCAAAAGGATAGTCCCAAGGTTTTACGGCTTGCCACCAAGCATCATAATGGATGATTATGGGACTCTTTAGTGCCCCTAAAACCGTTTTTTTATACCTCTTATTTAAGTATGCCTTGCTGAAATCTTTGATTTTATAAAAATGGGGAAAAACACAATATTCAATCCCTAAAGCTTTCATATTAGGCCAACACCATTTTGTAAAATCTAATTCCTCTTTAGTCTTATTTTCCCCTAAAAGCTTATGTATTTTTAAAGCAAAATTGTTTTTACGCTGATGGTTGAGATTGCAGAACAAAAACCCTTCCATCATGTGGTGTTTGGTTACTTCTAGAACCCCATAAAAATAATTTGTATCATTTTCTTTGATTTTCAAAAAATCATCACTAAATTCGTTGCAAAAAATAACATCTACATCGCTCCACACCATTTTAGAATACTCAGGAAATAAATCAGCTAAAAAATACTTCACTAGCACCATTTTAGAAAAACGCTTGGTAAAAGTCTCATCAAAAGGATTTTTAATGGTGTCTAAAAAAGGTTCAATGTCTTTCACTTCTAAAGTAGCAAATTCTTTAAAAGGTTCTGCAACCTGGTGGAGTTTTGCCAAATCTTCTTCATTCAAGCCTACTACTAAGGCATGCAAGGTGTAATGCACATCTTTGTTTGCCTTGGCTATACATTCCAACAAAGACTGGATACACGCACCAGCTGGAATGAGATAATTCCTATCAAAAGCAAAAGCGATAGGAATAGGAGAGATAGAATCTTGTTCTTCGGAGCAATGACTTAAATTTGAATCCATAGAAATACAAACACCCTTTTTTTAGTTGCTATTTTATCAAAAAAAAAAAAACAAACTTGAAATTGTTCTGTTTCTCATCTTTATGTTGTTTTTATAAAAATTAACCTAAAATTTATCATCTGCATTTTATCTTTGAATGCTACAATTTTTAAGGAATGTTTATGAAAAGAGCTGTGCCTAATTTGATTTTCTTAAAAAAAACTTTCTGTGTTTTGTTATTCCTAGGTTTTTTAGTATCGCCCTTTGTGAAAGCGGCTAGCTTTGTCTATGATTTGAAGTTTTTTAGTTTTAATTACAATTTAGTCGCTCCGCCCAATAACCCTTATTGGAACAATTTAACCAATATGAAAACCCGCCTTATGCCCCAAATTGGCATTCAGCTAGATAAAAAACAAGCGGTAATGTTTGGAGCGTGGTTTATTCAAAATTTACACACGCACTATAGCTATTTCCCTTATTCATGGGGAGTTACGATGTATTATCAATATATAGGGAAAAATTTCAGAACCTTCGTAGGAATTGTGCCACGAAGTTATCAAATAGGGCATTATCCTTTGAGTGCTTTTAAAAAGCTTTTTTGGTTTTTAGACCCTACTTTAAGGGGGGCAATGTTTCAATACAAACCTGCTTATGACTCAAATCGCTGGTGGAATGGGTGGGCTGAAGGCATTATTGATTGGTATGGGGGGCGTAATTGGAATAACCAGCCTAAAAAGAAGAATTACGATTTTAACCAATTCTTATATTTTGCTTCTTCGGAGTTTCAGTTTCTCAAAGGGTATTTAGGTGTTGGGGGACAGCTTGTAGTTTTTCACAATGCTAGTCATTACAGCATGGGAAACCACTACCCCTATGATGGGCATTCGTATCTAATCCCAGGCGATACAACACCCCAATGGCCTAATGGCTATCCCTATTTTAGTCAAAAAGATAATCCACAAGGCGGAGAAATAGGCAAATATTCTAACCCCACCATTTTAGATAGGATTTATTATAATGCTTACATTAAAGCGGATTTTAAAAATCTTATGCCTTATATGGATAATATCTTTATGACCTTTGGCACCCAGTCGTCTCAAACTCGCTATTGTGTGCGTTATGCTAGTGAATGTAAAAGCGCTCAATTTTACAATAGTTTTGGTGGGGAATTTCACATCCAAGCACAATATAAAGGCTTTGGAATTTATAATAAATATTATTTTTCTAACAAACCCCAAATGCATTTTTATGCGACTTATGGCCAAACTCTCTATACAGGATTGCCATGGTATAGAGCCCCTAATTTTGATAGGATAGCTCTCTATTATATCTATAAAAATAAATGGGTGAATGTGCGAGCGGACGCATTTTTTAACTTTGTGGGTGGGGGCGATGGTTATCATTTATATGGCACAGGAGGTAAGTGGTATGTTATGTATCAGCAATTTGTAACCCTATCACTTGACACACGAGAGCTAATTGATTTTGTGAAATCTAAAATCCCTAATTGAATATGATTATCTATAATTAAAAATTATAGATATAGTTTACATATGCTACCGGTAAGCGATGCCATAAGGTTGTAGCACTCAAGCCATTGATGGTTTGGTTTTTTACATCAGGAATGGTAGGAAATTTTAATCCAAGGGCAATTTCATTATGCAAAGACCCAAAACGCATGCCCACATTCACAAGCAATTGAAAAAGCGAATTTTGTTTTCCTAAATCCTTGGCGATAACTCCATTTAAAGCGTTTCCAGGCATGTAGGTTGCCCCAGCAATTCCTAGTCCAAACTCCAGTCCAAAAAATCTCTTTGGCGAATTGACAGCGTCCCATAAAGCACTAAACTCCAAACCATAAGTAGAAATGTAGGACTTGTAAGATGAAAAAGTTTGGTCATAAAACACCCCATAACGCAAGCCCACATGCTCTAAATTTTGCCTTTGGGCTACAAATTTTCCCCCTAATACCACACCGACCCCATTGCCCACCATATAATGTGTGGTAGAAACAAATTTGTTACTAAAAGTCGCATTAATCGCACTGAGTTGGTATCCAACCCCTAAATAAAACGCATTTCTATCGGCTAATTTAGGTTTTTTTGAATTTTCATTAAGCTCTGTGGCTTGTGCTAATGCTAACGATAATGCTGAAGCGACAAAGGCTTTATTGATTGTTTTAAAAATCTTCATAATGTATTCCTTTCTCTTATCTGCCTAGCTTATGCTTTTAAATCACAATTTTAATAATAACAAAGTTTAAATCAAACGATAATGATTTTTGGCATAAACAAACAATTTTTTAACTAATTACTCATTCTAGTGTTCCTTCAAGCCTTTTAGGGATACACCCCATTTTTTATAAAAATTCTTAAAAAGATACTATTATAAGACAAATTAATTATTTTTTTTGTATAATCTAAGGGTTACAAAATTTATGTTTATAGGAAAGCAAATTTTCTATTTTAACCACGATATAAGGAGACTTAAGTATTATGCTTCAAATTAGATGGCATGCACGAGCTGGTCAAGGTGCAATCACAGGTGCTAAAGGACTAGCTGATGTAATTTCAAAAACAGGCAAGGAAGTGCAAGCATTCGCTTCTTATGGTTCAGCTAAAAGGGGAGCAGCGATGATGGCGTATAATCGCATTGATGATGAGCCTATCTTAAATCATGAACGCTTCATGCAACCTGATTATGTTTTGGTGATCGACCCGGGATTAGTGTTTATTGAAGATATTTTTGCTGATGAAAAAGAAGACACCACTTACATTATTACGAGTTATTTGAGCAAAGAAGAATTATTTGAAAAAAAACCTGAATTAAAAACCCGCAAGGTGTTTATGCTAGATTGTTTAAAAATTTCTATGGAGACTTTGAAGCGTCCTATTCCTAACACGCCTATGCTAGGGGCGTTGATGAAAGTGTCTAACATGCTTGAAATTGAAGCGTTTAAGGAAGCGTTTCAAAAGGTTTTGGGTAAGAAATTGGCTAAAGAAGTCATTGATGCGAATATGCTCGCCATTCAAAGAGCCTATGAAGAAGTTCAATAAGGAGGATTCATGAAAAATTGGAATGAATTTGAAATGGGAGCGGTGCTTTTCCCTTTTGAAAGTAATGCACAAAGCGAAGTAGAAAAACATAATGATGAACGCAACTACACTAAAGAGAGCTATTTCACCACTTCAGTAGCTCATTGGCGTGTAGCAAAACCGGTGCATAACAACAACATCTGTATTAATTGTTTCAATTGCTGGGTTTATTGTCCTGATGCAGCCATTCTTTCAAGAGAAGGCAAGCTAAAGGGTGTGGATTATTCTCATTGTAAGGGCTGTGGAGTGTGTGTGAGTGTTTGTCCTACTAATCCCAAATCGCTATGGATGTTTGAAGAGCAAGTTGAGCCTGCTATGGCACTCACTCAATGGCCAGCAAAACAAGAAAAGAAAAAATCATAAGGAAAGTTGAATGGCAAAGAATATTGAATTACAGGAAGTAGAAGTTTGGGATGGTTGCACGGCGAGTTCTCAAGTTTTAAGACAGGTTCAAGTTGATGTGGTCGCAGCTTATCCCATTACCCCATCAAGTCCTATTGTGCAAAGTTATGGAATTTTTAAAGATAATGGCTATGTTGATGGTGAATTTGTTTTAGTAGAGTCAGAGCATGCTGCTATGAGTGCATGTGTGGGTGCAGCAGCAGCAGGCGGAAGAGTAAGCACAGCGACTAGTTCTCAGGGCTTTGCACTTATGGTAGAAGTTTTGTATCAAGCATCTGGAATGCGTTTGCCTATCGTGTTGAACCTAGCTAATCGTGCTTTAGCAGCCCCTTTAAACATTCATGGCGACCACTCTGATATGTATCTGGGCAGAGATGCAGGTTGGATAAATCTATGCACATGCAACCCCCAAGAAGTTTATGATTTTACCTTAATGGCGTTTAGAATCGCTGAACATGAAAGAGTTCGTGTGCCTACGATTGTCAATCAAGATGGTTTCTTATGTTCACACACTGTGCAAAATGTGCGTCCTTTGAGCGATGCCATAGCTTATAAATTTGTGGGCGAATACCAAGCTAAGCACTCGCTTTTTGACTTTGATAGACCCGTAAGCTATGGTGCACAGGCCGAAGAAGAATGGCATTACGAGCATAAAGCCCAGCTCCATCATGCGATTATGAACGCTGATGGAGTGATTGAAGAAGTGTTTAATGATTTTGCAAAACTCACAGGCAGACAATACCATTTGACAGAAACTTTCCAAATGGAAGATGCTGAAGTAGCTATCTTTGCGATTGGCACTACTTATGAATCCGCTATCGTAGCCGCTAAAGAAATGCGTAAAAAAGGCGTTAAGGCCGGTGTTGCTACCATTCGTTCTTTACGACCCTTCCCTTATAAAAGACTAGGTCAAGATTTAAAAAATCTCAAGGCTTTAGCCATTTTAGACAAGAGCTCTCCTGCAGGTGCTATGGGTGCGATGTTTAATGAAGTAACTTCAGCGGTGTATCAAGCTGAAGGTTCTAAGCATCCTGTTGTGTCTAACTATATCTATGGTTTAGGCGAAAGAGATATGACTATTGCGCATTTATGCGAAATTTTTGAAGAGATTAATCAAGATGCTCTTAAAGGCACGCTCACTCATCCTACCCAACAATTTATAGGCTTGCGTGGTCCTAAAATGAGCTTTTTTTAAGAAGGAAATATTATGGTAAAAGAAGTAAAAACACTTAAGGGTTTTAGCCAAAGCGCTGAGAAGTTTCAGGGTTCACACCTACTTTGTCCGGGTTGTGGGCATGGTATTATTGTGCGTGAAGTTCTAAATGCCGTGGATGGGCCTATTGTTTTAGGTAACTCTACAGGTTGTTTGGAAGTATGCACCGCTGTATATCCGCACACTTCATGGGATGTGCCTTGGATTCATATTGGTTTTGAAAACGGCTCTACAGCCATTTCAGGTGTAGAAACCATGTATAAGGCTCTAGCTAATAAAGGGCGTTATAAGGGTCAAAGACCAAAATTTGTCGCCTTTGGAGGCGATGGCTCTAGTTATGATATTGGTTTTCAATTTATTAGTGGCTGTATGGAAAGAGGGCATGATATGACCTATATTTGCTTGGATAATGAAAACTACGCAAATACCGGTGGTCAAAGAAGTTCTTCCACACCATTAGGGGCTAGCACTTCTACTACGCCAGCGGGTTCGGTGAGCTTTGGTAAAAAAGAAAAGAAAAAAGACATCGTAACCATTATGGCAAGCCATGGGATTCCTTATGTGGCACAACTTTCTCCTAATAAGTGGAAAGATATGAATAAAAAGATTAAGACCGCACTAGACACTGAAGGGCCTTGCTTTATCAACGCTCTTAGTCCATGCACCACTGAGTGGAAGTTTGAATCTAATCAAACCATTGAATTAGCGGATATGGCAGTAGATAGCTTGATGTTTCCTTTATTTGAAATCTTTAATGGCAGAGAGTTGAAAAT is a window encoding:
- a CDS encoding thiamine pyrophosphate-dependent enzyme, encoding MVKEVKTLKGFSQSAEKFQGSHLLCPGCGHGIIVREVLNAVDGPIVLGNSTGCLEVCTAVYPHTSWDVPWIHIGFENGSTAISGVETMYKALANKGRYKGQRPKFVAFGGDGSSYDIGFQFISGCMERGHDMTYICLDNENYANTGGQRSSSTPLGASTSTTPAGSVSFGKKEKKKDIVTIMASHGIPYVAQLSPNKWKDMNKKIKTALDTEGPCFINALSPCTTEWKFESNQTIELADMAVDSLMFPLFEIFNGRELKITYRPRNIISVRDYLGAQKRFKHLFKKENEHIIEELQKDVNERWEYLQRREEAGV
- a CDS encoding glycosyltransferase — protein: MDSNLSHCSEEQDSISPIPIAFAFDRNYLIPAGACIQSLLECIAKANKDVHYTLHALVVGLNEEDLAKLHQVAEPFKEFATLEVKDIEPFLDTIKNPFDETFTKRFSKMVLVKYFLADLFPEYSKMVWSDVDVIFCNEFSDDFLKIKENDTNYFYGVLEVTKHHMMEGFLFCNLNHQRKNNFALKIHKLLGENKTKEELDFTKWCWPNMKALGIEYCVFPHFYKIKDFSKAYLNKRYKKTVLGALKSPIIIHYDAWWQAVKPWDYPFGLKADLWLNALAKTPFMSDYTKKLHENESFYANKMFQQYYFSQTNSSFKIAWETPYLFFKSYCTCLFVERKVHLKISYLIYILSRRILNKLRHLFYFKPKMLAIRIISKTLKLLKLHALAKSILIKLKLLKKN
- a CDS encoding 4Fe-4S dicluster-binding protein — encoded protein: MKNWNEFEMGAVLFPFESNAQSEVEKHNDERNYTKESYFTTSVAHWRVAKPVHNNNICINCFNCWVYCPDAAILSREGKLKGVDYSHCKGCGVCVSVCPTNPKSLWMFEEQVEPAMALTQWPAKQEKKKS
- a CDS encoding pyruvate flavodoxin oxidoreductase subunit gamma; its protein translation is MLQIRWHARAGQGAITGAKGLADVISKTGKEVQAFASYGSAKRGAAMMAYNRIDDEPILNHERFMQPDYVLVIDPGLVFIEDIFADEKEDTTYIITSYLSKEELFEKKPELKTRKVFMLDCLKISMETLKRPIPNTPMLGALMKVSNMLEIEAFKEAFQKVLGKKLAKEVIDANMLAIQRAYEEVQ
- a CDS encoding outer membrane protein — its product is MKIFKTINKAFVASALSLALAQATELNENSKKPKLADRNAFYLGVGYQLSAINATFSNKFVSTTHYMVGNGVGVVLGGKFVAQRQNLEHVGLRYGVFYDQTFSSYKSYISTYGLEFSALWDAVNSPKRFFGLEFGLGIAGATYMPGNALNGVIAKDLGKQNSLFQLLVNVGMRFGSLHNEIALGLKFPTIPDVKNQTINGLSATTLWHRLPVAYVNYIYNF
- a CDS encoding 2-oxoacid:ferredoxin oxidoreductase subunit alpha produces the protein MAKNIELQEVEVWDGCTASSQVLRQVQVDVVAAYPITPSSPIVQSYGIFKDNGYVDGEFVLVESEHAAMSACVGAAAAGGRVSTATSSQGFALMVEVLYQASGMRLPIVLNLANRALAAPLNIHGDHSDMYLGRDAGWINLCTCNPQEVYDFTLMAFRIAEHERVRVPTIVNQDGFLCSHTVQNVRPLSDAIAYKFVGEYQAKHSLFDFDRPVSYGAQAEEEWHYEHKAQLHHAIMNADGVIEEVFNDFAKLTGRQYHLTETFQMEDAEVAIFAIGTTYESAIVAAKEMRKKGVKAGVATIRSLRPFPYKRLGQDLKNLKALAILDKSSPAGAMGAMFNEVTSAVYQAEGSKHPVVSNYIYGLGERDMTIAHLCEIFEEINQDALKGTLTHPTQQFIGLRGPKMSFF
- a CDS encoding NAD(P)-dependent alcohol dehydrogenase, translated to MRIQSKGFAIFSKDGHFKPYDFSRHAVGTKDVLIDIHYAGICHSDIHSAYSEWREGIYPMVPGHEIAGVIKEVGKEVKKFKVGDVVGVGCFVNSCKTCKPCKEHQEQFCANHQTVFTYDCLDYFHDNEPHMGGYSNNIVVDENYVISVDKNAPLEKVAPLLCAGITTYSPLKFSKVTQGTKVGVAGFGGLGMMALKYAVALKAEVSVFARNESKKQDALNMGAKHFYSNPKECKEELDFIISTIPTSYNLKDYLNLLTYNGELALVGLPPREVAPTLNVFDFINLGNRKVYGSLIGGIKETQEMMDFSIKHNIYPEIELILGKDIDTAYHNLTHSKAKFRYVIDMKKSFD